The following coding sequences are from one Candidatus Margulisiibacteriota bacterium window:
- a CDS encoding prepilin peptidase — translation MNVPDIILFFVLGAVLGSFINMAVYRLLQNKSLFASRSYCDHCEQKLGLTDLIPILGFVLNKGRCRFCQKMLSWYYPWIEFGFGLLTLYIFSQYHLSLLFILWLIFFLLLIIITLTDFLAMQVYNQTLYPLLLIALLLSFISGNFFWQIISAASLTLIIFLSAFILGRFLKKEAMGDGDYFILFSMTLLLSLEKTVLLLFLSSFIGILLSLVLKKKTLPFVPLLSCTFLILFIWR, via the coding sequence ATGAATGTTCCTGATATTATATTATTTTTTGTTCTTGGAGCTGTTTTAGGCAGTTTTATCAATATGGCGGTTTATCGTCTTTTACAAAATAAATCGCTTTTTGCCAGCAGGTCTTATTGCGATCACTGCGAACAAAAGCTGGGACTAACTGATTTAATTCCCATTCTTGGATTTGTATTAAATAAGGGGCGTTGTCGTTTCTGCCAAAAAATGCTTTCCTGGTATTATCCCTGGATTGAATTCGGGTTCGGATTACTAACTTTATATATATTCAGTCAGTACCACTTAAGCCTGCTTTTTATTTTATGGCTGATTTTTTTCTTGCTGCTGATTATTATTACGCTCACGGATTTTCTGGCTATGCAGGTCTATAATCAGACTCTGTATCCTTTATTATTAATAGCGCTGCTCCTTTCTTTTATTTCGGGCAATTTTTTTTGGCAAATAATATCCGCGGCAAGTTTAACTCTGATTATTTTTTTAAGCGCGTTTATCCTTGGAAGATTTTTAAAAAAAGAAGCTATGGGTGACGGAGATTATTTTATACTTTTCAGTATGACCTTGCTCTTAAGCCTGGAAAAGACTGTCCTTTTATTATTTTTGTCGTCATTTATCGGCATTCTTCTATCATTGGTTCTGAAAAAGAAAACACTGCCGTTTGTTCCGCTTTTAAGTTGTACTTTTCTAATCCTTTTTATCTGGAGATAA
- a CDS encoding prepilin-type N-terminal cleavage/methylation domain-containing protein, with protein sequence MKKAFSLIEMIIGLSIICLIMTVGLLGYKEILFSMSLDNESILLKKYLEQSREFAYSYKTKVYWTLEPESYELKTEAGEVLKKHTIPRRISVNGKPFHFTVNLTPSEGQTIILQLDKKQKKIIIDPVTGRIRMI encoded by the coding sequence TTGAAAAAAGCTTTTTCTTTAATCGAGATGATAATCGGCCTTAGCATAATCTGTCTAATTATGACAGTTGGACTTCTGGGTTATAAGGAAATATTATTTTCCATGAGCCTGGACAATGAATCCATACTTTTAAAAAAATATCTGGAACAAAGCCGGGAATTTGCTTACAGCTATAAAACTAAAGTTTATTGGACATTAGAACCTGAAAGCTATGAACTGAAAACAGAAGCGGGTGAGGTGCTAAAAAAACATACCATACCGCGAAGGATAAGCGTTAATGGAAAACCTTTTCATTTTACAGTAAACCTTACACCATCAGAAGGACAAACAATCATCCTGCAACTGGACAAAAAGCAAAAGAAAATTATTATTGATCCGGTTACGGGACGTATAAGGATGATCTGA
- a CDS encoding ROK family protein, with amino-acid sequence MYIGLDIGGTKILGCLVDEKTIIQSFKEKTQGQDSAEIILEQIKNVCRNLMGDRKIGGIGIGMPGNINKDTGVVVFSPNLPFKDFPMKQLLEKEFKIPVAIGNDVNMGLLGEHWAGAAASYRNVVGIFIGTGIGGAIILDNKLYHGHHHIAGEIGHMKIKLNGPLCNCGETGCFEALASKLGIQRYLEKNGFHFDSIIKSSFLKEQLGKNNKTVKNVLKKVSGYIGEVTGNVVNILDPEAIILGGGVMESVGDYMLKKIKPVANARALAKPTIKLSALKDYAVVYGAVRLISTLNKKA; translated from the coding sequence ATGTATATAGGGCTTGATATCGGCGGAACAAAAATACTGGGGTGTCTGGTTGATGAAAAAACCATCATTCAATCTTTCAAAGAAAAAACGCAGGGACAGGACAGTGCGGAAATCATTCTGGAACAGATAAAAAATGTTTGCCGCAACCTCATGGGTGACCGCAAAATTGGGGGTATCGGTATCGGCATGCCCGGAAATATTAATAAAGATACGGGTGTTGTGGTTTTCAGTCCCAACCTGCCATTTAAAGATTTCCCCATGAAACAGTTGCTGGAAAAAGAATTTAAAATTCCGGTAGCCATTGGTAATGATGTAAACATGGGGCTACTGGGAGAGCACTGGGCCGGCGCCGCTGCATCCTACCGCAATGTTGTAGGTATTTTTATCGGTACAGGCATTGGTGGTGCTATTATTCTGGATAACAAACTTTATCATGGCCATCATCATATAGCCGGAGAAATCGGGCACATGAAAATCAAGCTAAACGGTCCGCTTTGCAATTGTGGGGAAACTGGCTGTTTTGAAGCACTGGCTTCCAAACTTGGAATACAGCGTTATCTGGAAAAAAATGGTTTCCATTTTGACTCGATAATTAAAAGTTCCTTTCTTAAAGAACAACTGGGTAAAAACAACAAAACAGTAAAAAATGTCCTGAAAAAAGTTTCGGGTTATATTGGCGAAGTTACAGGTAATGTAGTAAACATCCTGGATCCCGAAGCAATTATTCTGGGCGGAGGAGTGATGGAATCCGTGGGTGATTATATGCTGAAAAAAATAAAACCTGTTGCCAACGCCAGGGCACTGGCCAAACCCACCATCAAGCTATCGGCGCTGAAAGATTATGCCGTTGTCTATGGGGCTGTACGCCTAATTTCTACGCTGAACAAAAAGGCCTGA